atatacaattttaaaacatcAGACACACGCCTAAAATTCgtacatttgcatttatattgtgtgtatgtatatgagCTGAAATAATTATAGCAAacattaaaaccaaaaatttcTTGCTTTAATACAACATGATACTCAATTCTTATTCACTTTCTAAATCCATTGtaaacatttcatttatatCTTTCTCTTCTTTCTTACACAGCGCGGCTCAATGGATGTAGTTAGTTAATATAGGGGTTACCGCCATTTGTAACATAGTATTTCCATTAAGCTTATGGTATCAGCAATCCAAAGATAAAATCAGTACTTAAGCAACTGAATCAGTATTGTTAACATTTTGATATTGGGAATTTAGCTTTTGTGGCTGCtggtttaaaatgaattttttttcttttacacCCACgaaaaggttttttttctttcgaaAATAATATCTGAACGATATTTATGAAGATAgcattttttcacttttaagTGGGCGTAAAAgtatttcgaatataaaaacatttgaGATTTTGTTTAACTATGCTATAAACGCGTATATCTGGATGACTGCTTTCGAAAATTATTCGTAGAAAAGAAACAGAGCTGGTCACAATTAGTGTGGTTGCATAATAGGTTTTATTGCAAAAAGCGCTTTACAATTTACAAGTATTCTATGTATTACTTAGAAACCAAATGTCCCTCAGGCAAGAAAAGCTAGTCGAAGCAAAGTGGTTCTAATACTTTTGCCTTGGTTTTAAACATTAGGTGACAGTCTGGGTTATTGTTAAGTTAATATGCTTAATGTGCTGCCTACTCACTATGTAATAGTTTCTTAAATTTAATAAGGTATTCACATTTTTAGgctaaatacatttttatattatttaaattaagtaaacaaaataaatatgtcatattttattaattaaatggtATCATGTATTTCTAAATATCGAACTCCTGTGTGGAGAATTGCttgttgaataattattttgcaatAGTAAGCCTTGGTTCATATTTCAATAAGTCTGTTGCTGTACTTGGAAAATATAAGTTATTGTTTACAGCTTAGGAATGTATATAAATTAGGAAACGctatgtatttaatttatgttcattaaaatacaacaaacaaacaaattaggtgtaccaaacgaaacgaataGAAAGTGCAAGTGAAGCAGCAACATGCCGCTTTggttcaataaataaaaaacttaacTTAAACGTAAGAtggaacaaaaaacaaattggcATTTCGGTCGAGAATCAGCAAATGTAACCCTCACAGTCCTGTTCCTATTCCTCATTTATCCTTTCACATTATAATTATAACTAAAAACTACTCACTTGCTGATGCGTAGCCGATTGGTGAACAGGGGTTAGAGGAGGCGGCTGTGATTGAACTGCATTTTCCGGCTGTACAGCCAGGTATATTTTTGTTGGGCCCAGGACACCAAGTTTGCCATTTGACTCTTGAGctaaaatataaatggaaGTTATTAAAGGACAACCAAAAATTGCTATTAAATTACATACCCTTCATAAGTTGCTGCTTCACCTGCGTTTGCACTAATTGCAATTGCTGTGCAGTGAAATCGTTGCCTACCAGGCCTTGCAATACTATACGTGGACCGTGCTCGGTTTGCAATACTTGAGCGGTGACACATTTAATTACTGTTCCAGGCGGCTGATTCTGGAGCAGACTCTCCTCAACACTCAAGGGTTGCTGTTGGGCTGGAGCCTGGACAGCCTGGGTGACAACCGGCTGTTGACTTATTGGGGCTACGCCGGTTTCGAAGTTTGTTGGTGACTGTTGgatttgttgctgctggacaACGACTTGCTGAGGACTTTGTGATGGGAGAGCTTGTTGTTTGACTGGTGAGGTCTGTGGGCTTGCTTGAGGTACTGCAGTGGCTGAATTACTTGTAACAATGTGAGCGTTCCCATCACCTTGGTGTTTAATATGGGCCACGATTTGAGCCTGATTATTTCCCAATGGTTTGACGATGACTTGTTGCCCATTCACTGTTGCCACCTGTAATTTGCCCTGTGCTAACTGCTGGGCTAAAGTTGAATTTGGAACTAAGACTTGTTGTGTGCCCGTTTCATTGCCATCAGTCGTGGTGATCTGTGCTTTTTCTTCAATAGTTGGCTGCGATTGTTGTTGCACCACGAGCTGTTTAACCAGTTTGGTTTGTGCACTCGGAGAAGATTGTACAATTTGGTTTGattgaacaacaaattgttgCTGAGGCTGGACAAcatgatgttgttgctgctgttgctgggtTTGAATCTGCTGCTGAACCATCTGCAATGCTTGACTCTGTGGCACGTTCCTCTGAGTAACAATAGTTTGACCGGGGCTTAATATAATCCGTTGTCCACCAACTACTATTTGCTGCTGCACGTTGCTGGTATTAACAATTTGCTGAATTACTTTTTGCGTTGGTTGATTTCCGACCTGTGTCATTGAGATCTGTTGTGGTGACTGTTGAATTGGTTGAGATTGTActagttgctgctgttgaacCGGCGATGTACCTTGCTGTTGTGCAGCCGATGTTGATATTATAACCTTTTGCCCTTGTGCGTTTTGGCCTACTACCAGTTTTGACCCCGATTGTACGAATACCTGCTGCAGGGTTTGTCCAGAGGTACTTGTGTTAACCACTTTCGACACTATCTTTTGCACGGGGGGCGAtgaagttgctgctgatgAGGATGctgattgctgctgctgttgagcGAGTAACAACTTATTCTTAATTTGAGCAAGCGGTAAAGCTACGCGCGGGGACGATGCTATGGATTGAGTAGCGGAATTTTTCGTGACATGTTTAACTGCAATTTGCTTTATCACAGGAGTCACTGGATTTGTAGTAGTCTGTGCTGAACTAATGGCAGGTGAAGACGAAGTAGAAGTTGCCTTAATGGGCACCTTGACTTTGTTTCCTAGAAATGGTGatgcattttaaaaacattattttgaACCTTTTTAAATGAGACTCACCTTGCGCTGCCGAATTTGAAGATGTAGTGGTAGTCAGCACATGGAGTTTTCCATCCGGCATTTGAACTAGCTGCTGCCCAGGATTTAACCCGCGTACGCTTACTTTGCCATCTGGGCCCCTAATAATTTGTACTTTATGCGGTGTAGATGTGGATGGATTTGACTGAGTGCTTGTCGAGCCTCCTACAGCAGGTGAAGCAGATGCTGCTGCCGCACCAGCTCCTCCTGTTCTTGAAACCTGTGTAACAGCTTGCTGAATAATTCGAGTTGTGCCATCAGGGTTTTTAACAATGACACGCCTGCTACCGATAACTTGGCCTTTAACTGAAATGGTTAAGTACAATGGTTAGATCCTCACTATGAAAAAAACCTACAATAGCTTACCTGGTGTCACAGATCGGGTGACTTCGCCAGTTGTAACCAGTTTTCTCTGCTGGTGAACAGCGCGCTGTAACTTCAATTGTTGTTCCATTTTCTCTTTAACATCTTCACTCGACTTAGGTGCCAATTGGACGCGTCCAGCGCCGCCAAGAGCTCCATTGGTTGAAGTGTTGGAACCATTACTACCACTTGCCTCCAATTGACGGGAAGCTACAGATCGCGTTACAGCTGATAGGCGTgccttttcttgtttttctcccataaatttaatttcccatAACTCCAATTTATCTTCATCGACCCATTCCTCGCTGATTTGTGGCTCGGTTGGCTGGGGAGATTCGGCACGCTTTCGTTTTCGCAGTCCAGATCGTATGGATGTTACTTCTGTGGAACGAAAAACgaataattaatttcgaaTGCCTTTTCGTAAATGCACCTTAATTCTTACCTCTGACAGTCTTGGGCATTTCAAGTGGAATTACAACTTTACGTCGCAAATAGCTTGTTTTTTCACCATAGCGACCTGTGTGACGGAGTTTGAGCAATTCCAATGTTACAATTTCAGTGTCCGTAGTAACCTGATGCTTCCCATCCGTGGATGGAGGCTTTGCTATCATGTCGTCCCAGCGCAGACACGACCACAGTATTCGCAGCTGAAGTGCTAGGCTGGATAACGACGTTGCATTGGATGTTCGATAGGACCAGCAGGTTCGGAAGAGGGGCCGCGAGCACTGATACTGCCAAATGGTGTTATTTTTCGCAGCGTGATGAAAACCATTTGTCGATGTTTTTCCACCCAGACGAGCCAGCTTAAGGAGCTCAAACCGTGGCAGCACTAAAAGGCTACGTTTCTTTTTATGAGTAAGAAAATTGGATATGAGTGGGTAGCGAGAGTATGACGGCTTTTTGGATATGGTCGACTTATCCTCAGTTTTCACAGCTTGCTCATACAACTTGGCTGCGTCATTAAGGAGGTATACACGACCCCGAGGTGAACTAGACGAATAGACCCGCTCGGTGCCGTTCTCAAAATACTCCCGTTCGTATTTTTTCACGCATTCGCGCTTAACTGGACGTGCAGTAATAGGAAATCTGCGGTTCTGTTTGTTAAGTGGTATATCCTTGTCTAGCGTCTGATCCAGCACATCTTTAGTGCCGATATAGGTTTTCTTAGATTTCTGGTTACGCTTTCGCCGCCATCCAGGAGTCATATCGACATCTTCGGCGTTACCGGAATTTAAGCCCGTTGCAATAGAGTCTTCGGTGCTCTCGATTTCAACATTACTGCAAACGTCCATACTCTCAATATAGTCTATTTTATCGGAGTCTTGTGTGTTGGAGTCAGTAGCTGTATTGCTTCCGGCACTGGCATCACCCTCTTGCTTAATTCTCGTGTTGGTAGCGCAGTCCTGGTCCACCAGCATGCATTCGGTCAGTAGAGCATCGCTAAATTGAACGGCGTGCGCTCGAGCATGTTCCCAATCTTGAAGTAAGTCCAACGGCGCTTCGGATTCAGCTGGCTTCCCCTCCTCGGGGTCATCCACGGTCACCTGGGTGGATTCTCTTTTACCCTCCGTCAGCTTCTGCTCGAGAATAGATGGTTTTTTAACAGCGCCCAATATGGCGGCAACTGTCTCCTTTGACCCATTACCGGCAGTGTGCGCCTttcgcagcaacaacaaaagttcTTTTTTGGCCCGTGCTTTTTGAAGACATAAGGGGGAGTAGCAAGTATTTTGGGTTATTTGAGATACGGCATTTGAGTTTGTGTTACACTCCTTTGTGTAGCAGCGAAAAACTTTAGCAAATCGATTAAGCTGACTGAATTGTAAGCGCACTGTCTGAATTTGTTTTGCCAGCGAATTAACAAGCTCCAAGTTTACGTTTGCAGGACCCCCCTTTGCTTGAACTTCAGTAAGGCGAAGTAAACGCTTCTCCAGAAGCgtttgtttgctgttggcTGTAACTTGTTGGGAAGAAACTAGAAGCGGCTTCACATCAGAAGCCTCTTTAGAAGCCATCTGCTGCTCGACCTCGGCCAATTTCATACGGCGTTCCAATAGATCATCTAACCGACATTTGCGAGCCACTTTCGTATAATAAGTACGCCCCGGAGCATTTAGCGCTTTGCTAACGTCGATGTGCCCTTTGACTTTCTCCTTAACATCTTCTATAACtttcacatttttatattgCTCCGGTAGATAATGACACACCTGACCATCAACATTGCTCGACTCACATTGTTGCATAAATCGTTGGGTGCGTGGGTCGACTAAAATAACTTCATTTACCTCGTTCTCCTCTCCCATGGTGTAATGTACGTAGACTCTATTGTGAACGAGTGGTTGGGCTCGCCGTGCACGAACACCACAGCGTCGACTACTTGAGAGCCAAAGCCAGCCCCATTGGCCGTGAACACGGTATTCTTCTCCTTTTTGCTTCCAGACTTGGTGTTTAAGACCCAGGGTATACTTTATGTAGTTAAATGCCAAGCGATTACGTTCTTCCTCATCATCCCGCTCGCGCTTCTCTCGCTTTTCAAGTTTTTTCCGCTCTTCTCGTTCGGCACTAGTTATGCGTTGCAAATTTGTGTGCCCGAGTTGCTCATGCCACACGTTGGCAAAAACAACGCTCTTGAGGGACGCTTGGAAAAGTAGCAACACGACCGCAAAGTCAGATGGACGGCGGGCGTTCATCACCGCAGCATTccaaatttttttgttaaccACCCAGTTGGTATTTAGAAAGGAAGCTGCTATATTGGATTCGAAGTTTATCAATGTCTGCCTTAGAGTAGTTATCATATTGTCAGTAGTTCCCATGGTTATTCCGATCCATTTGAAGTCAGAAGCAGTCGTTAACGAGAACTTATGGGACAGATGGCGTCGCTTATCGCGCTCCTCGTTTCGTTGCGGCTTGTTGAGTGCAATTGGATTGGTTGAATACTGGTTAACATAGTTTTTAAATCCTTGCTCCATACCCAGTTTAAAATGCAAAGTACCATTACTCAGCTGATTGGATTTTTGACGCGTGACCATCTTactttcttcttgtttttttgtccCCTCTGCAGATTGACTCTCAGATTTAGCATCTGCATCTTTGTCCTCATCGTCGAGTACCTCTTTTTCCAAAAGTTCATTTGTAGCCTCTTGTTCGATTTCGATAACACTGCGCTTCGAGTGTTTGTGTTCATTGGTTAAGGTCTCAGTCAGTTTCATTTGACGCTCGATTTCGTCGCGGCGTTCTGTAATCTGGCTATGCAGACGAGTTTCTAGTTCTTCGGCGTCCAGTCGGTTGAGCA
This portion of the Drosophila santomea strain STO CAGO 1482 chromosome 3L, Prin_Dsan_1.1, whole genome shotgun sequence genome encodes:
- the LOC120450303 gene encoding nucleosome-remodeling factor subunit NURF301 isoform X3, translating into MSGRGSRKRGRPPKTPNERASGRFNYQLLKKPKYLSEGKSQPSTPSASRGISPQSDEGSRSSHNNHTNHSRSRGSAAKRGRGRKSAVQPNTSSYSGRKGYESEYHYGSDFGDSEEDKSDNEDDMLLTPSDDESLEVANESESEFSVCSFNQNGVGRPPRPPSPEPVWLQEGRQYAALELPDSSEDLFIGNTHVLRALSIYEVLRRFRHMVRLSPFRFEDLCAALACEEQSALLTEVHIMLLKAILREEDAQGTHFGPLDQKDTVNISLYLIDSITWPEVLRSYVESDKTFDRNVFHILSQTEYPYTGIDSRLDVLQFLSDQFLTANSIRDVMLQEGPIHYDDHCRVCHRLGDLLCCETCPAVYHLECVDPPMNDVPTEDWQCGLCRSHKVSGVVDCVLPQEKQGVLIRHDSLGVDRHGRKYWFIARRIFIEDQEDFTCWYYSTTSKFKLLLNRLDAEELETRLHSQITERRDEIERQMKLTETLTNEHKHSKRSVIEIEQEATNELLEKEVLDDEDKDADAKSESQSAEGTKKQEESKMVTRQKSNQLSNGTLHFKLGMEQGFKNYVNQYSTNPIALNKPQRNEERDKRRHLSHKFSLTTASDFKWIGITMGTTDNMITTLRQTLINFESNIAASFLNTNWVVNKKIWNAAVMNARRPSDFAVVLLLFQASLKSVVFANVWHEQLGHTNLQRITSAEREERKKLEKREKRERDDEEERNRLAFNYIKYTLGLKHQVWKQKGEEYRVHGQWGWLWLSSSRRCGVRARRAQPLVHNRVYVHYTMGEENEVNEVILVDPRTQRFMQQCESSNVDGQVCHYLPEQYKNVKVIEDVKEKVKGHIDVSKALNAPGRTYYTKVARKCRLDDLLERRMKLAEVEQQMASKEASDVKPLLVSSQQVTANSKQTLLEKRLLRLTEVQAKGGPANVNLELVNSLAKQIQTVRLQFSQLNRFAKVFRCYTKECNTNSNAVSQITQNTCYSPLCLQKARAKKELLLLLRKAHTAGNGSKETVAAILGAVKKPSILEQKLTEGKRESTQVTVDDPEEGKPAESEAPLDLLQDWEHARAHAVQFSDALLTECMLVDQDCATNTRIKQEGDASAGSNTATDSNTQDSDKIDYIESMDVCSNVEIESTEDSIATGLNSGNAEDVDMTPGWRRKRNQKSKKTYIGTKDVLDQTLDKDIPLNKQNRRFPITARPVKRECVKKYEREYFENGTERVYSSSSPRGRVYLLNDAAKLYEQAVKTEDKSTISKKPSYSRYPLISNFLTHKKKRSLLVLPRFELLKLARLGGKTSTNGFHHAAKNNTIWQYQCSRPLFRTCWSYRTSNATSLSSLALQLRILWSCLRWDDMIAKPPSTDGKHQVTTDTEIVTLELLKLRHTGRYGEKTSYLRRKVVIPLEMPKTVREVTSIRSGLRKRKRAESPQPTEPQISEEWVDEDKLELWEIKFMGEKQEKARLSAVTRSVASRQLEASGSNGSNTSTNGALGGAGRVQLAPKSSEDVKEKMEQQLKLQRAVHQQRKLVTTGEVTRSVTPVKGQVIGSRRVIVKNPDGTTRIIQQAVTQVSRTGGAGAAAASASPAVGGSTSTQSNPSTSTPHKVQIIRGPDGKVSVRGLNPGQQLVQMPDGKLHVLTTTTSSNSAAQGNKVKVPIKATSTSSSPAISSAQTTTNPVTPVIKQIAVKHVTKNSATQSIASSPRVALPLAQIKNKLLLAQQQQQSASSSAATSSPPVQKIVSKVVNTSTSGQTLQQVFVQSGSKLVVGQNAQGQKVIISTSAAQQQGTSPVQQQQLVQSQPIQQSPQQISMTQVGNQPTQKVIQQIVNTSNVQQQIVVGGQRIILSPGQTIVTQRNVPQSQALQMVQQQIQTQQQQQQHHVVQPQQQFVVQSNQIVQSSPSAQTKLVKQLVVQQQSQPTIEEKAQITTTDGNETGTQQVLVPNSTLAQQLAQGKLQVATVNGQQVIVKPLGNNQAQIVAHIKHQGDGNAHIVTSNSATAVPQASPQTSPVKQQALPSQSPQQVVVQQQQIQQSPTNFETGVAPISQQPVVTQAVQAPAQQQPLSVEESLLQNQPPGTVIKCVTAQVLQTEHGPRIVLQGLVGNDFTAQQLQLVQTQVKQQLMKAQESNGKLGVLGPTKIYLAVQPENAVQSQPPPLTPVHQSATHQQTNNIEIDADTLATTYEVNPTIKDIAINNGNDQEISKCAETENSNITTNESFAGASSLLEGSEHNEPTNLADFDLSETDIENKQNESFVVTRGYIQESISNALKQGNLSPELEEKLVCMQQKQQENANSTNEWETCSRSSVNEEALTPSRQTDDTEWKIRTSLRRPNAMTTSSQFNRIIKKNRSKNDEVAELGEQKQSQLERHKELLKKNILRKRSLLERNLQSEIHEDVKTKVQRHVRPLSNASPDEHSENERSGEPNIDFKRSDGQNPRHGAGRPKKLTRKKEKLYCICRTPYDDTKFYVGCDLCSNWFHGDCVSITEEASKKLSEFICLDCKRARETQQLYCSCRQPYDESQFYICCDKCQDWFHGRCVGILQSEAEFIDEYVCPECQRKNDANAANMKQLTPNDIEELKNLIKQMQLHKSAWPFMEPVDPKEAPDYYKVIKEPMDLKRMEIKLESNTYTKLAEFIGDMTKIFDNCRYYNPKESSFYKCAEALESYFVQKIKIFRENVFGQRT
- the LOC120450303 gene encoding nucleosome-remodeling factor subunit NURF301 isoform X6, with translation MSGRGSRKRGRPPKTPNERASGRFNYQLLKKPKYLSEGKSQPSTPSASRGISPQSDEGSRSSHNNHTNHSRSRGSAAKRGRGRKSAVQPNTSSYSGRKGYESEYHYGSDFGDSEEDKSDNEDDMLLTPSDDESLEVANESESEFSVCSFNQNGVGRPPRPPSPEPVWLQEGRQYAALELPDSSEDLFIGNTHVLRALSIYEVLRRFRHMVRLSPFRFEDLCAALACEEQSALLTEVHIMLLKAILREEDAQGTHFGPLDQKDTVNISLYLIDSITWPEVLRSYVESDKTFDRNVFHILSQTEYPYTGIDSRLDVLQFLSDQFLTANSIRDVMLQEGPIHYDDHCRVCHRLGDLLCCETCPAVYHLECVDPPMNDVPTEDWQCGLCRSHKVSGVVDCVLPQEKQGVLIRHDSLGVDRHGRKYWFIARRIFIEDQEDFTCWYYSTTSKFKLLLNRLDAEELETRLHSQITERRDEIERQMKLTETLTNEHKHSKRSVIEIEQEATNELLEKEVLDDEDKDADAKSESQSAEGTKKQEESKMVTRQKSNQLSNGTLHFKLGMEQGFKNYVNQYSTNPIALNKPQRNEERDKRRHLSHKFSLTTASDFKWIGITMGTTDNMITTLRQTLINFESNIAASFLNTNWVVNKKIWNAAVMNARRPSDFAVVLLLFQASLKSVVFANVWHEQLGHTNLQRITSAEREERKKLEKREKRERDDEEERNRLAFNYIKYTLGLKHQVWKQKGEEYRVHGQWGWLWLSSSRRCGVRARRAQPLVHNRVYVHYTMGEENEVNEVILVDPRTQRFMQQCESSNVDGQVCHYLPEQYKNVKVIEDVKEKVKGHIDVSKALNAPGRTYYTKVARKCRLDDLLERRMKLAEVEQQMASKEASDVKPLLVSSQQVTANSKQTLLEKRLLRLTEVQAKGGPANVNLELVNSLAKQIQTVRLQFSQLNRFAKVFRCYTKECNTNSNAVSQITQNTCYSPLCLQKARAKKELLLLLRKAHTAGNGSKETVAAILGAVKKPSILEQKLTEGKRESTQVTVDDPEEGKPAESEAPLDLLQDWEHARAHAVQFSDALLTECMLVDQDCATNTRIKQEGDASAGSNTATDSNTQDSDKIDYIESMDVCSNVEIESTEDSIATGLNSGNAEDVDMTPGWRRKRNQKSKKTYIGTKDVLDQTLDKDIPLNKQNRRFPITARPVKRECVKKYEREYFENGTERVYSSSSPRGRVYLLNDAAKLYEQAVKTEDKSTISKKPSYSRYPLISNFLTHKKKRSLLVLPRFELLKLARLGGKTSTNGFHHAAKNNTIWQYQCSRPLFRTCWSYRTSNATSLSSLALQLRILWSCLRWDDMIAKPPSTDGKHQVTTDTEIVTLELLKLRHTGRYGEKTSYLRRKVVIPLEMPKTVREVTSIRSGLRKRKRAESPQPTEPQISEEWVDEDKLELWEIKFMGEKQEKARLSAVTRSVASRQLEASGSNGSNTSTNGALGGAGRVQLAPKSSEDVKEKMEQQLKLQRAVHQQRKLVTTGEVTRSVTPVKGQVIGSRRVIVKNPDGTTRIIQQAVTQVSRTGGAGAAAASASPAVGGSTSTQSNPSTSTPHKVQIIRGPDGKVSVRGLNPGQQLVQMPDGKLHVLTTTTSSNSAAQGNKVKVPIKATSTSSSPAISSAQTTTNPVTPVIKQIAVKHVTKNSATQSIASSPRVALPLAQIKNKLLLAQQQQQSASSSAATSSPPVQKIVSKVVNTSTSGQTLQQVFVQSGSKLVVGQNAQGQKVIISTSAAQQQGTSPVQQQQLVQSQPIQQSPQQISMTQVGNQPTQKVIQQIVNTSNVQQQIVVGGQRIILSPGQTIVTQRNVPQSQALQMVQQQIQTQQQQQQHHVVQPQQQFVVQSNQIVQSSPSAQTKLVKQLVVQQQSQPTIEEKAQITTTDGNETGTQQVLVPNSTLAQQLAQGKLQVATVNGQQVIVKPLGNNQAQIVAHIKHQGDGNAHIVTSNSATAVPQASPQTSPVKQQALPSQSPQQVVVQQQQIQQSPTNFETGVAPISQQPVVTQAVQAPAQQQPLSVEESLLQNQPPGTVIKCVTAQVLQTEHGPRIVLQGLVGNDFTAQQLQLVQTQVKQQLMKAQESNGKLGVLGPTKIYLAVQPENAVQSQPPPLTPVHQSATHQQF
- the LOC120450303 gene encoding nucleosome-remodeling factor subunit NURF301 isoform X4; the protein is MSGRGSRKRGRPPKTPNERASGRFNYQLLKKPKYLSEGKSQPSTPSASRGISPQSDEGSRSSHNNHTNHSRSRGSAAKRGRGRKSAVQPNTSSYSGRKGYESEYHYGSDFGDSEEDKSDNEDDMLLTPSDDESLEVANESESEFSVCSFNQNGVGRPPRPPSPEPVWLQEGRQYAALELPDSSEDLFIGNTHVLRALSIYEVLRRFRHMVRLSPFRFEDLCAALACEEQSALLTEVHIMLLKAILREEDAQGTHFGPLDQKDTVNISLYLIDSITWPEVLRSYVESDKTFDRNVFHILSQTEYPYTGIDSRLDVLQFLSDQFLTANSIRDVMLQEGPIHYDDHCRVCHRLGDLLCCETCPAVYHLECVDPPMNDVPTEDWQCGLCRSHKVSGVVDCVLPQEKQGVLIRHDSLGVDRHGRKYWFIARRIFIEDQEDFTCWYYSTTSKFKLLLNRLDAEELETRLHSQITERRDEIERQMKLTETLTNEHKHSKRSVIEIEQEATNELLEKEVLDDEDKDADAKSESQSAEGTKKQEESKMVTRQKSNQLSNGTLHFKLGMEQGFKNYVNQYSTNPIALNKPQRNEERDKRRHLSHKFSLTTASDFKWIGITMGTTDNMITTLRQTLINFESNIAASFLNTNWVVNKKIWNAAVMNARRPSDFAVVLLLFQASLKSVVFANVWHEQLGHTNLQRITSAEREERKKLEKREKRERDDEEERNRLAFNYIKYTLGLKHQVWKQKGEEYRVHGQWGWLWLSSSRRCGVRARRAQPLVHNRVYVHYTMGEENEVNEVILVDPRTQRFMQQCESSNVDGQVCHYLPEQYKNVKVIEDVKEKVKGHIDVSKALNAPGRTYYTKVARKCRLDDLLERRMKLAEVEQQMASKEASDVKPLLVSSQQVTANSKQTLLEKRLLRLTEVQAKGGPANVNLELVNSLAKQIQTVRLQFSQLNRFAKVFRCYTKECNTNSNAVSQITQNTCYSPLCLQKARAKKELLLLLRKAHTAGNGSKETVAAILGAVKKPSILEQKLTEGKRESTQVTVDDPEEGKPAESEAPLDLLQDWEHARAHAVQFSDALLTECMLVDQDCATNTRIKQEGDASAGSNTATDSNTQDSDKIDYIESMDVCSNVEIESTEDSIATGLNSGNAEDVDMTPGWRRKRNQKSKKTYIGTKDVLDQTLDKDIPLNKQNRRFPITARPVKRECVKKYEREYFENGTERVYSSSSPRGRVYLLNDAAKLYEQAVKTEDKSTISKKPSYSRYPLISNFLTHKKKRSLLVLPRFELLKLARLGGKTSTNGFHHAAKNNTIWQYQCSRPLFRTCWSYRTSNATSLSSLALQLRILWSCLRWDDMIAKPPSTDGKHQVTTDTEIVTLELLKLRHTGRYGEKTSYLRRKVVIPLEMPKTVREVTSIRSGLRKRKRAESPQPTEPQISEEWVDEDKLELWEIKFMGEKQEKARLSAVTRSVASRQLEASGSNGSNTSTNGALGGAGRVQLAPKSSEDVKEKMEQQLKLQRAVHQQRKLVTTGEVTRSVTPVKGQVIGSRRVIVKNPDGTTRIIQQAVTQVSRTGGAGAAAASASPAVGGSTSTQSNPSTSTPHKVQIIRGPDGKVSVRGLNPGQQLVQMPDGKLHVLTTTTSSNSAAQGNKVKVPIKATSTSSSPAISSAQTTTNPVTPVIKQIAVKHVTKNSATQSIASSPRVALPLAQIKNKLLLAQQQQQSASSSAATSSPPVQKIVSKVVNTSTSGQTLQQVFVQSGSKLVVGQNAQGQKVIISTSAAQQQGTSPVQQQQLVQSQPIQQSPQQISMTQVGNQPTQKVIQQIVNTSNVQQQIVVGGQRIILSPGQTIVTQRNVPQSQALQMVQQQIQTQQQQQQHHVVQPQQQFVVQSNQIVQSSPSAQTKLVKQLVVQQQSQPTIEEKAQITTTDGNETGTQQVLVPNSTLAQQLAQGKLQVATVNGQQVIVKPLGNNQAQIVAHIKHQGDGNAHIVTSNSATAVPQASPQTSPVKQQALPSQSPQQVVVQQQQIQQSPTNFETGVAPISQQPVVTQAVQAPAQQQPLSVEESLLQNQPPGTVIKCVTAQVLQTEHGPRIVLQGLVGNDFTAQQLQLVQTQVKQQLMKAQESNGKLGVLGPTKIYLAVQPENAVQSQPPPLTPVHQSATHQQVAWSKFYN